cagtcctctcttcccctccaagccactcatgacaccgttagtacatccaaatgtccctcccttttccttctctctctgggtgctgatggaactggaggttcagagccctcttatcctcttcctcctatcactttttccccaatgggagtatggattgggaatatttttggggtgtagaaggtaggagttctggattctgtaattgcttctccactggacatgggtgttggcaggtcaatccatatccccagcctgtttccatctttcttttttttttttttttaaaaaaaatttattcccttttgttgcccttgttgttttattgttgtagttattattgatgttgttgttgttggataggacagagagaagtggagagaggaggagaagacagagagggggagagaaagacagacacctgcagacctgcttcactgactgaagcgatgcccatgcaggtggggagccggggacttgaaccgggatccttataggtccttgcaatttgcgccacctgcgcttaacccgctgcactactgcctgactcccctgtttccatctttctttccctagtgggctagagctctggtgaagtgaggctctaggacacactgatgaggtcgtctgcccagagaagtcaggcttcTCCAGGGACTTCTAAAGGACCTAATGGACCCTACTCAGCTTTCCTCTACCCTCTCTGGGTTATTATATTTTCTCTCAGACTTTCCAAAGCTTCTCTGTAGTCTACCTGTCTCTTATTAAATCCAAGCAGTGCTGGGCCTGGGATATGGCACAGTGAGGAGAGCACTGTGCTtgggagcatgaggtcctgagtttgatctctagtaccccctgtgccaaagtgatgttctagttTTCTCTCAATTGCTGCATCTTCAAAAATACAAAAACTTGGGGGTCAGgttgtggcgcacttggttgagtgcccatgttacagtgcgcaaggacccaggttcgagcccccagtccccacctgcaggggaaagcttcatgagtggtgaagcagtgctgcaggtgtctctctctctctctccctatcacccccttccctctcaatttctggctgtctctatcaagtaaataaagataataaatttttttaaatatatagaaagTTGGATAGTGGCTTGTTCACCAGTTTGATATAGAAAAATCATCATACTGACTTCGTCACCCACCTGTCTCTCACCACCAGACCTGTGCCTCCACACATCACTCCTTCAGCTGGACATATACAATCTTCATGAAGCACCCCCGCCCCACCTGCCAATTCCATCACTCCCACCTTCCAGCCCACTCAGGTACCTTGCTccatccttttctctctccttcattcattccttctttagatatatatttttttctgatttaataatttacaagattataagataacagggtgataattccatacagttcccaccaccagagttccatatcccattctctattctcactggaaatttccctattctttatccctctgggagtatgaaccaaaattctttatggagtgcagaaggtggaaggtctggcttctgtaactgcttctccactggacatgttgAACCatgcccccaacctgtttctatctttcccaagttgggtagggctctggagaggtgagactttgggacacattggtgaagttgtctgtccagggaagtcctgatggagtcatagtagagtctgcaactcggtggctgaacCTCATTAGGTCTTAACTACTGAGGTCTCTGAACAATACAAAACACACCTTCCTTCAGTCCATGATCCTTTTCATTATCAGGTTCCCCCCACCCTCAGACAGGTTCTCAAAGAGACTTCTTCACTGGTATCCTTAAACTCTTCCTCACCACCTACTTAGTTCTCAGTTTCTGGGTCGTGGCTTCTGTTCCCatgaacttcttcttctagcgtttgcccttcttccgtagccagtcaacagcgtcaggttgaaagctccCATGAACTGATGATACAGAACTCAGCATGTTCCTAATGACTGCTGAATGCCTTCCCGGCCTTCCTACACTTGACCCAGAGGACACATGTGACCACTCAGTCACACCCTTCTTGTGACACTGCTTCTCCCAGGTGCTCTtgacccattctctctctctgttcttttccCCTTTCAACATCGGCTCCAGCTGGAGTTCTAGCACTCCCTCAGGAGGGCTGATGTGCAGGTCTGCGTTCATTCCTTGGCTACCTTCTCACTCAGTGCCCTCTCCCATGTACCTTTATATCTTCCTCCATGGCTTCAACTGCAGCTCTAGTGTGCACAATTTTCCAGTGCTTCTCTTTCGCAAACTATAGAAGAGAACTGTCCAAGGTTGGACCCAGATATAGtttacctagtagagcacatgcttaaggtcctgggttcaaaccccagctaccatatgggagcaccatgcaagagAGAAACTTCATGAAGAGTACTGTGATGTTCCTCCTCCCTCAGTTTTttattctccctctgtctctttctatctgaaactgaaaggaaaaataagtggCTGGGgcaatggctcaactggtagagagtCGGACTCTTGTGTGTGAGGTTCCCTAGTTCAACTCCTGGCATGACATGTATGGGAGTAGTGCTTGagcttttctctgtctcatgtggCACAGcctctcttatgaaataaatgaaaagtaaattaaaaatagagagacaggtgtggtctgggaggtggcgcagttaagtgtcggactctcaagcatgaggtgctgagttcaattcctCGAAGcaaatgtgccacagtgatgtctggttcttcctctcctcctatcttttcatgaataaacaaataaaatatattttgaaatattttatttatttatttatttatgagcaagataggagagagaggaagaaccagacatcactctggtacatgtgctgccaggggattgaacttgggaactcatgctttagagtccaatgctttatccaccatgccacctcccagaccacaataaataagattacttattttatttagttttattttatttatttatttttaccagagcactgctcagctctggcttatggtggtgcaggggactgaacctgggactttggagcctcaggtatctgagtctctttgcacaaccattatgctatttacccctggcCTAAGAAGatctttaaaatggaaaaaaagaaaaagaaaaatatacttataaaaaagacagagacagaaacagagacagaggagatagcataatagttataaggaaaaactttcatggctgagactcAAAAGGCCCAGCTTCAAtctacagcaccaccataagccagagctgagcagtgctctggtaaaaaaaaaacaaatacaaccCAAAGCTGTCCAAGGGAAATACAAGACTTGCCAATAtgtaattcaaatgttcctgtagTCACATTAAGAAGGGGAAAAGCTTATAGAAGGAAACTAGACTGTTAGTGACACTCATGATACAGTGCATTCAGACATCAAATGGTCATGCTACACACCTAAACTTGATGTGCATACAATAACCGGCTAAATAAAGTTCCATGATTACTTATTGAACCCACATATCCAAAGTATTACTAGTTCAACATGTAAATCAgtataaacttttttcttttttttttttttttaccagagcactgcttagctctagtttatggtagtccAGGGAAttgtaataaacttttttttttttttactgccaccagggttatcacttggtgcctacatgatgaatgtgccactcccagaagccattttttcctcattattattttttaattagataggactcagagaaattgagaaagtagagaaggagatataaaggaagagaaagagagacacctgcagtactgcttcttttttttttatttctttattggggaattaatgttttacattcaacagtaaatacaatagtttctacatgcataacatttcccagttttccatataacaacacaaccccctctaggtcctctgtcatccttcttggatctgtattctccccacactcccaccccagagtcttttactttggtgcaatacgccaattccagttcaggttctacttctacttgtgttttctcttctgatcttgtttttcaacttcggcctgagagtgagatcatcccatattcatccttctgtttctgacttatttcacttaacatgagtttttcaaggtccatccaagatcggctgaaaacggtgaagtctccatattttacagctgagtagtattccactgtgtatatagaccacaacttgctcagccactcatctgttgttggacacctgggttgcatccaggttttggctattacaaattgtgctgccaagaacatatgtgtacacagatctttttggatgggtgtgttgggttccttaggatatatccccaggaggggaattgcagagtcatagggtaggtccatttctagccttctgagagttctccagactgttctccacagaggttggaccaattgacattcccaccagcagtgcaggagggttcctttgaccccacaccctctccagcatttgctgctgttaccttttctgatgtatgacattctcacaggagtgaagtgatatctcatcgttgtctttatttgcatttctctgacaatcagagacttggagcattttttcatgtgtttctcagccttttggatctcttctgtagtgaatattctgtccatgccctccccccatttttggatggggttatttgttgtcttgtgcttcaccacttctgaagcttccccctgcaggtgaggaccaggggctcaaacctagctccttgcacactgtaatgtgtgtggtcaaCCAAAGGCACCACTACCGGCCCCCCCATAGAAACCTACTAGTAAGATATTCTATCATCTCCTTTCTCTGCTAATTCTTTGATATCAGAAgtgtactttattttattcttaatttgAAACAGCCACATTTCAAGTATACTACAGCCACATGGTCATTGTATTGGGCAGTATACCTAGACTCTAATTTCTATCTTCCTGAAACATCTAGAGGTCCCTCAGAGACATGTAAAAATACATGGATTTTTCAAAGGAAGTGGCATATAAGCATGACCTTAAAGCAAAGTATCACTCACATTCGTTCAAGATCTAGGATCAGGGATCCAGAGAGGACAGCACATGGAAAAATACTGAGGTACAGAATGGTAGAaagggacctaggctgggggtaagagtgttttccagacatctgtcatggtaagatgagaaattttacccatatgtCAGCAACTCTATGTTAACCATTAACTCATCAATTTAAGAAGATAAAAAGgcttggagttgggcggtagtgcaatgggttaagcgcatgtggcgcaaagcacaaggaccggcgtaaagatcacggttcgagcccccggctccccacctgcaggggagttgattcacaggcggtgaagcaggtctgcaggtgtctgtctgtcttccttcttctctttcttcccctcctctctccatttctgtcttacccaacaatgacgacatcaataacaacaacaataataactataacaacaatgaaaaacaacaagggcaacaaaagggggaaaaaaaggcttggAGAGAGCATTGTGGTTGTTTAGCTTGATCTGTTTGACCTAGGTGATCACCAAGATTCAAATTCTGGCTTACTATGTGCAAGTTGCATATCCTGCACAAGTCATTCAGCTTCTCCAAATCCTGAGTTGCCAATCTGTCAGATGGGGAGAGTAACAGTAGCTAGTGTGCAATTTGATGTGAGGGCTAAATGGGGTGATAGTTAAGCCTGCTTGCCAGCACCTGACACAAAGTAAGTGCTCAATAAACAGTCACTACTGTTTAGTAGTAATAGTCTtagcaaacatttaaaaaaaaaacactgggaaaGGGTCTTAAATTAGGTAGTCTACTGAATTTGGACTTTATCCTAGAAATGAAAGGAACCCAGTGAATATTTGAACAAAGGGAAGGCacaatcagtgtgtgtgtgtgtgtgtgtgtctgtgtgtctgtgtgtctgtctgtctaatgtCATTCTGGCTGCAAGGAGGTGGTTGGGAAAATCTGGGGACATTGTACACAGAACTGATTAGTGTGGAGGAGTGACAGCCAAGTTTCTCGCTTGGCCCACTAGCATGGATAAAATTTCCAAGagatgttcgagcccccggctccccacctgtaggggggttgcttcataagcggtgaattcacataagtctgcaggtgtctatctttctctccccttctctgtcttcccctcctctctccatttctctctgtcctatccaacaatgaacggcatcaacaacaataataaccacaacaaggctataacaacaaaggcaacaaaaggaggggggaaaaaaggcctccaggagcagtggattcctggcgcaggcaccgagcccagcaataactctggaggcaaaaaaaaaaaaaaaaattccaagagaTAATAAGATAATATAAGCTTCTAACGTAGCATGGAACACCAAGAGCCTTTCAATAGGTATTTGAAAACAAATGTCTGGATCCCAGGTAGAGATTTGGGGAATTTCAGCACATTGAGCACATCTACAGTCAGAGACCTGATAAGaagacccatgttcagtggttGGAGTGACTCAGAAAGAAAAGGCCTGGGACGGGGCCTTGGGATCATCTGTATTTCTGAGAcagataaacaaaaaagaatgtccaggctcagtctccagcaccactatcaacTAGAGCcgctcagtgctctggtatagaaaaagaaatagaaaaagaaaataggtgaATGTAGACAGCTGTGGAAAGGGAGAGGCTATGGGGGTGAGTGGAaaatcaggagagagagaaatgtcatgGAGATGGAGACCATTGACGAGGAACTTTCCAGAAACAGCGATTAAGAGGGTCAAAATCAGCAAAGCCAAGGAAGACGGAAGTTTGAGGAATCTGGGGCTTGGAGTCCTCTGAACGTTTTGAAGTCTGTGACCTGTGGACGCCAAAGCTCGACTGAAGAGGGAGAGTCTGGGAAGTGATAACCCAGACTGTCCCAGAGCTGGACAGACGGGGGTGACCAGAAGCCCACAGCTGGCAGAGAGACCAGGCGCAGGTGGCAGGGTTGAAGGAGGTGTGGATAACACATTCAGGTGGCCATCGCTGTTGATGGGTTTTGAGTGAAGACCGACCTCGTGGGCTCTGAACTGCTTTTGAAGGACGCTGACGGAAGGGATGTCATCTGAGCAGATCCCGCAGCGAAGGCTGGGCAAGAGGAAGAAGTTCCGAAGTGACGCGCGAAGACGATGAAAACGTGGTGGCGAGCAAGAGTGGCAGAACCCCAGAGGCTTCTGGGAGTAAGGCATGTGCGTCCCGTGTGTGCGTGCTGTACGTATGTGCGTGCGTGCATGATGCACGTATGTGCGTGCTGTGCGTATGTACGTGCGTGCTCGCGCGAGGTGCTGGCAGAATCTGGCCATAAAGTCTGGGGATTCCTGAGCCACGCGGTAACGCACACACATAACTGCGCAAGGAcgcctgttcaagcccctggtccccacctgcagggggggaagcttcatgagtggtgaagcagggctgcaggcgtctctctgcctccttccctctttatctccccctcctctcaatttctctctgcaataataaaataaaatttaaaagtttggGTATTCCTTCTAGAAGTTTTCCTTGGGCTAGGCTAAATAAAGCATTAGATCctcgggtgggggggggggggggtgacgccACCAGAGTCGTGCCCTCTGGGAGCCCTGTCTGCTCCCCCTGAGCTTGAGGTGGCTTTGGGGTCCTGAGGCCTGGAGGTGTGTTTGCAGGGACCCTGGCTTTGCTATGCCCCTCCTCGCCCACCTCAGCCCCCACTCTCAGGGCCAGGTCCGAGAGGCCTTGACAGGTGAGGAAGGTCCTGGGCATGGGTGCACGGAGCCCCAGCTGGTGCTGCTCTGGGCTTGGGGCTGCGGGACAGGCCTGTCCCTTCAGAGGCGCTTCCTTGCAGGTGTTCGGCCTTGGCTCCGTGGCGCATTGGGTTTTATCAAAAGACCTTGGCAGCTACCTCGGTGTCAATTTGGGTTTTGGCTTTGGAGTCACCATGGGAATCCACATAGCAGGGAACATTTCCGGTGAGTAAGCTGGAGCCTGGAGCCTCGCCTGACCTGCAGGTATTCCTGACCGGGGGCTCCTGGAAGCTTCTTGTCCCGGAAAAGCCCGTGTTCACCTCCCCGTCCCGAGTCCCGAGCGGGGAGCCCCGAGCCCCCTTCCTCTGGCTGTCTCTTCCcgactgcactactgcttgagcCCTCCTGGCTCGGCGCCCTTGTAAGCTGCAGCTTAGGAAAGCTGTTAACctccctgcctctcactttcctcaGTGGTGATGGGGAGGTGATGGTCCCTGCTTCGTGGGGGAAATTTATGGGAATTAAACTGAGCACAATCCATAAAAGCTAGCCATTGCTATATTGTTgtgactttctattttattattattattattttaatcagagcactgcttagctctggcatatggtggtgtcagagactgaacctgggactttggagcctcaggcatgaaagtctgttgcataaagcCCTTCCTCTTTTTTGTTGCATAAAAACTAAGAGTTTATTGATTTTAAAACCTCAATTTACAGATGCCTGGGATCAGAATTCAAACAGTCATattagaaagtctttttttttttttttgcctccagtgccttggtgcctgcactaggaatccactgctgctggtggccattttttccattgttgttgttattgtcattgaataggacagagaaattgagagaagagggggaagatagagagggagagaaaaaggtaaacacctgcagacctgcttcagcgcttgtgaagtaacccctctgcaggtgggggctcgaaccagggtccttgggccgATCCTAGCACTTCATACTGTGTACCCTTAACCGGTGGTGCGCTACCACCCCCCAGAAAACCACTTTTGAGAGCAGTCTGCTCATAGGTATTTctttattatataatttatttttgcccccagggttattgttggggctcagtgcctgcaccatgaatccactgctcctggaggccatttttttcccttttgttgcccttgttgttattattattgttattgttgttggataggacagagagaaatggagagaggaggggaagacagagagggggagagaaagatagacacctgcagacctccttcaatgcttgtgatgccacccacccccttgcaggtggggagcagggggctccagccgggatctttatactggtccttgcacttcgtgccatgtgggcttaacttgctgtgccactgcctgccaccctttgtttttataattgtttaattatctttatttattgggtagagacagccaaaaatcaagagggaagggggagatagagagggagagagactgagagacacctgcagccctgcttcaccactcacaaagctttccccctacaggtgggggtcaggggctcaaacctggttccttgtgcactgtaacatgtgcgctcaaccaggtgcgccaccatcaggcccctGTTCATAGGTGTTTTCCCAAGAGAAATCAACACCTTGCTCAAGAAGAAACCTAATTAAATCTGGTGCTTGCTATCTAGCAGCAAGCATGAGaattattccttttatttttattttatttatttattcatgagaaaggagagagagagagaaagaaccagacatcactctggtaatgtgctgccggggactgaactcaggacccaatgctatattcactgtgccacctcccggatcacattCCTTTAATTTTATCCACTGTATGTGTACTTGCTCCTGAGAATATTCAAAATGCTGCCATTTGCTGCTTGATTTTACTTAGAGCAAATAAAAGTGCTGTGAAGCCCTCTGCAGACATTTACTGGTTCCAAGAATCTTGTGTCCATTGCAGCTCGATgttacttatttaaaatatatatttatatgtgacagagaagttgagagggaagaggaagagagagagacacttgcagaactacctcatctctcatgaagcttcccccctgctggtggggactggaggcttgaaccccggtaCTTGCACATGACAACTTGTACACTCtacaaggtgtgccaccgtccGGCCCCCTCAATATAATCTGCTGTTGTTTCTGTTATCGCTCCTGTGACATATTTGCCTCTCCCATAGGGGCCCACATGAACGCGGCCATAACCTTCACCAGCTGTGCCCTGGGCCGCTTGCCCTGGAAGAAGTTTCCGGTGTACGTACTGAGCCAGTTCCTAGGCTCCTTCCTGGCCGCTGCCACCACCTTCCTCCTCTTCTACGGTGAGTATCCTGCCCAGGGTTGTCTGACTCTGGCCTTGACCTCCTCTGAAATATGGGCAGATCCAGCTTCAGTGACTGAGGAAAACGTCTAGAAGAGAATCGTCTTGGAAgaacccccacaccaccccctCAAACTTTATTTCTGGAACTGCCTGTCTCCACAGGTGCCATTATGAGCTTCTCAGGAGAACAGCTGATAGTGAGTGGCCCGCTTGGCACTGCGGGCATCTTTGCCACCTACCTTCCTGACCACATGACATTGTGGAGGGGCTTCCTGAGTGAGGTCAGTAGTCCAGGGTGGTATCTCTTCTCTTGATGCCCTTTCCCAGATCCTCCCTCATCTCAGGAGGTGGACAGAAGACAGATCCTCACAATACAGAGAACAAAAACATTGGATGGGGTGGGTAAGGTGTTGAACTTtcaatgaagtcctgagtttgacccagcatcacatgtgccagaatgatgctctggttttctctctcttttgaattttttatttatttttgcctccagggttattgctgcagctcggtggtgcctgcatgataaatgctcctggaggccattcttttcttttcttttttttttttcccattttgttgcccttgtcatttattgttattgtagccattgatgatgttgttgttgttgggtaggacagagagaaatggagagaggaggggaagacagagagggggagagaaagagagacacctgcagacctccttcaccacctgtgaatcgactcccctgcaggtggggagccgggggctcaaactgggatccttactctgatccttgcacttggcgtcatatgtgcttaacctgctgcactactgcccgacccccttctctctttctctctcattaatacatttaaaaaaaatcacacagataGGGACTGTGGGAGGTGTGTTCCTGCTAATATGTGACTCGACTAAGAGCTGTGCCGAGGCCCTGTGGTTTGGTAGGGAGTCCTGGGGGGCTGCTACAATGTCTGCTTCTCAGGTGATAGTGACTGGGCTTCTCCAGTTATGTATCATGGCCATCACGGACAAGAAGAACAGTCCAGCACTAGAAGGGACACATGCTGTGGTGATTGGCATCCTGGTTGTCATCATCGGAATATCCTTGGGCATGAACTCAGGATATGCCATCAACCCATCCCGGGACCTGCCTCCTCGCTTCTTTACCTTCATTGCCGGCTGGGGTAATGAGGTTTTCAGGTACCAACCTTTCCAGCccatttcattttataaaaaattaaattattatgggatagagtcagagagaagttgagggggctgagatagagacagagagatacgtgcagccctgcgtcaccacttctgaagtttccctcctacaggtgagggcaaggggcttgaacctgggtccttgcatactgtaatgtgtgtgcttaaccaggtacaccagttctgtgttttgttttgttttgttttgttttgtgtgggTTCTTTACATGCAGAACGGAAGGGATGGGAGTCATGTGAGGAACCAGTTTGAAGAAGTTACTAGGTGGGCCTGGGAGACAGGGATAGGTCCCAACTTTCTAATCTTCCCCAAGACCAGCACTGATACAGATCCTGCTCCCAGACTGATTATCAGTCGGGTCCTAGACCAGGCTGAGGCtaaccagagtcccaggttcaggggCTAGGTTTGGGGGCATGCCTCTGCTCCCACGTCCTGCTTCTGGTCTCAGTCTGAGGTGGGTGGAGATGTTAGTCTACGTGTGGGCTCTTTCAT
The sequence above is drawn from the Erinaceus europaeus chromosome 10, mEriEur2.1, whole genome shotgun sequence genome and encodes:
- the AQP7 gene encoding aquaporin-7 isoform X1; the encoded protein is MASQHSPKRFKSMSRPDRTSRATQDTKMTLLPVKTRVQAVLQMAMVREFLAEFLSTYIMMVFGLGSVAHWVLSKDLGSYLGVNLGFGFGVTMGIHIAGNISGAHMNAAITFTSCALGRLPWKKFPVYVLSQFLGSFLAAATTFLLFYGAIMSFSGEQLIVSGPLGTAGIFATYLPDHMTLWRGFLSEVIVTGLLQLCIMAITDKKNSPALEGTHAVVIGILVVIIGISLGMNSGYAINPSRDLPPRFFTFIAGWGNEVFSTKNWWWVPVVAPILGAYLGGLVYLVFIEYSFPQEPQILENYKVSKDDGTPALPKTQPPLTSVNPNSVSTEVTPTVKSAPPPNDTIYIEHL
- the AQP7 gene encoding aquaporin-7 isoform X2, with the translated sequence MASQHSPKRFKSMSRPDRTSRATQDTKMTLLPVKTRVQAVLQMAMVREFLAEFLSTYIMMVFGLGSVAHWVLSKDLGSYLGVNLGFGFGVTMGIHIAGNISGAHMNAAITFTSCALGRLPWKKFPVYVLSQFLGSFLAAATTFLLFYGAIMSFSGEQLIVSGPLGTAGIFATYLPDHMTLWRGFLSELCIMAITDKKNSPALEGTHAVVIGILVVIIGISLGMNSGYAINPSRDLPPRFFTFIAGWGNEVFSTKNWWWVPVVAPILGAYLGGLVYLVFIEYSFPQEPQILENYKVSKDDGTPALPKTQPPLTSVNPNSVSTEVTPTVKSAPPPNDTIYIEHL
- the AQP7 gene encoding aquaporin-7 isoform X3, whose product is MGFLFVSLVPDSATQDTKMTLLPVKTRVQAVLQMAMVREFLAEFLSTYIMMVFGLGSVAHWVLSKDLGSYLGVNLGFGFGVTMGIHIAGNISGAHMNAAITFTSCALGRLPWKKFPVYVLSQFLGSFLAAATTFLLFYGAIMSFSGEQLIVSGPLGTAGIFATYLPDHMTLWRGFLSEVIVTGLLQLCIMAITDKKNSPALEGTHAVVIGILVVIIGISLGMNSGYAINPSRDLPPRFFTFIAGWGNEVFSTKNWWWVPVVAPILGAYLGGLVYLVFIEYSFPQEPQILENYKVSKDDGTPALPKTQPPLTSVNPNSVSTEVTPTVKSAPPPNDTIYIEHL